One Vicia villosa cultivar HV-30 ecotype Madison, WI linkage group LG5, Vvil1.0, whole genome shotgun sequence genomic window, TGATATTGAAACAACACATCTATTATTTGACTAAGGTGTTCATGAAAACAACATAATCATCAATGCTGAGGAAGttcacatatttttttaaagaaaaagacATCACACAGTGTAGTAAATAAAGTTCTGGAAAATTGCAAGACTTTCAAGAAATCGATAATACATACCAAGATGAATATCGTGTGTGGCTGCTGCTGTAGCATCAATAAGAACATTCACATGTTGATAGTCCAATGCTACAACATCAAAAACAGTTTGCCGAATACAGTTTGGATTTTGAACACCTATAAAAAGTTGTCacaaaaattgttgtcaaaaaatCATTCATCAATCATAAAATTGTAAACTCGTGTTATGCATTTGGATTGTTTACTCATTAGTGATCACTTGATCCCTTCTCATTGAAGGGCTGAATGAAGATGCGTAGAAAAGAATGAAGGTGAGAAATACATAAGAAAGGGGTAGAATTgtgttagttttttttctttctgtcaAACACTCATCAAATTCTTAAAAAAAGATTTAGAATTCGATTGTTTGCAACGGATAAAACAAGTTCATAGGTAGAGAGTAAACAAAAGAGAGACAAAAGCATTTTATTCTGGTTTCTCCCATAAAACGAGAGTAGTCCAGCTCCCTTGCACTTCCCAGAAATTTCACTATAATCACTTCTAATTACAATTCCTCAAGCACGCATGCAAAAGACTTCCAATgttcaaacacacaagtaagagaCTTTGAATGCTCAAGCACATAAGCAAGAGATTTTAAGAGATTTTATATGCTCAAAATCAAAAGCAAGAGACTTCTAACAATCTATCCCAATCAGATAAAAGATAGTTTGAATAttacacttgatatacaatcagaggtGTAAACAAAATACAACTCAATAAAACTCTTTAAGACTTAAGAATTTATAGAATGTACAAATGGTAAGAAATTTTAAGTTAAACTTGTGCTTTTGATTTGACAAAATAACAACTCTTTTGATTGTCGAATATTCGTTGTATTTCTTCAAGTCTTCGGCTCCTTATATAGAGAGACGGGAAAAAGTCCTTGAAGAAAAGAGCTTGCACAAGAGAGTCTTGGAGAAACTTGATCACAGACGTTGAAATGTTTATTGATATGGATAATGCCGTTGAAAAAACATttgaatttcctttgcttcaaAAGAAAATATATGTTGCATCTTTGTTGTCTGGGTAAATTTTTGTTTGGTTCTACACATGATCAAAAGAAGACAAAATTACCTGAGTTTGATAGTGTCCTTTTAGAGTCTTCTTGATCCTTGTGCTGATTTGTTTCAGAGTCTGGATTGCAGCTTctgattcttcaagagtctgaATCTTCAGAGTGTGACTTTCAGGTTCTAAATCTTTTAACTTCTcttcaaatattcttttttaGTACCAGTACTAATTTTATATCATAAATTTTAGTTTATGGTCATGAACACTTTTACAAATATTAGTATACTCAATTATTCTCTAAatattttgttatcatcaaaactttagACATATgatataaatcaattttattccAACAAAGAATACACTAAACCTTATTAGACATATGATACAAACcaattttatttcaacaaagaataTACTAAACCTTGTCTTCATAAGTTTAAAACCCCCTTCCCTTCCTTTAGCAATCGGACCAACTTTCTCTATTATATATATAGATGTCGGCGAAAGAGTTCAACATCTCTTCCCAAGGGATCATATTCACGTACCACCTAAAATAATTTGAGATAGAGTTCAACATCTCTTCCCAATGGATCATATTCACGTACCACCTAAAATAATTTGAGATAGATACAATTCAGATATTGAAGAACTGTTTTGTTAAATATGTGCAACTGATGAGGTTTAGTGGTCTACAATCATGTCTTGATATTGTTGTGGCGTTAATTAATGCAGACAACAACAATTTGCGCCTTTTTGATGAAATAGAGAAGACAGATAAAAAATGGAGAACAATCGGACTTTATAAATCTCACTTGTTTTGATTCTTGACTTCTTGAAATTTGAATACTCGCGCAACACAATTATTGGTTCTTCTAAATTGAGGAGACTAAAGTGAAAATTTCAAAAAGTTAATATTTCAACATGATTCATGATAAGTTATGCATtgcatatatataatatatattcttgGTTATTCAATGATTGATAGCACCTATAAAACACCGATATGAGACAAAACACTAAAATTAATGCTCACACATTGATACTAAACTTGAAAAAATTGAATCGATTGTATGAAGCCACAACGCTCAAGACATCGACACAGGTCTGACAACATACATGTCTTTATTATGAAGCAACAATATTACATAGTATTATATTATACTCATTTTATATATAGTGATTATAATTAATCAACTAGCTAGATACTCGTGCGGTCGTACaggtaaatttatttgatacgatataaaatgtatttagatacatatctaaatttgaaattagctattaattttaaaatgaataatgatcatataaactcaattgtattaaaatACAAAGTGAAAAAAAAGGACTCGTGAGATGAAAAACTCATGTTCCTACTGATTCTAGTGATGATTTATTCGACAAAGTTGTTCATGAAAACAGCATAATCATCAATGTTGAAGAAGTCCACATTTTGATGTTGAAACAACACACCTATAGCTAATCACAAGATATCAATGCATTTGAATCTTGAAATTGAATACCCAAAAAGTTGCATAATGCATGGTCCATCATACATATCAAGCTTTGGATTCACTCCATTCTTGCAATGTTGGTGTTGCAACTCCAATATTTTTCATGTCAAACACATTGGCTGAAACCAtccaagaaatcactcatcattACAATCTAAATAAAGTATTACAAGACTTTTGAGAAATCGATAATACATACCAAGATGAATATCAGGTGTGGCTGCTGCAGTAGCGTCAACAAGAACAGTCACATGTTGATAGTCCAATGCTACAGCATCAAACACAGTTTGCCTTATACAGTTTGGAGTTTGAACACCTACAAGTAAAGTtatatattgtttggataaacaacttaacTAAGCACTTCTAGCAAAAGCATTTATCATATATAAGTTGAATATTTACTCACCAGTGACTACCAATGTATTTATACCTGCTCCTTGAAGGACTGAATGAAGGTGTGTAGAAAAGAACGCACTAAACCTTGTCTTGACAAGTTTATAATCTCCTTCTCTAACAACCAGTCCATCAACTAACTCTGCACCTTTGCTTCCTATAGAGGAAGGACCAACTTTACCTGCTGTATATTGATGACGGCGAAAGAGTTCAACATCTCTTCCCAAGGGATCGTGTTCCCGTACTACCTGAAACAATTTGAGAAAGACACAATTTAGTAATTAAAAACTGTTTTTTGAATATCAACTACTGATCAGATCGAAATTGTGTGTAGAGTAAATTGAAAAAATCAAAGTAATGTATGTGGCCACAGTCCACAGACACATGTCAGACATCAGACACGAAAGAAAAGCAGAGAAAAAGGAAAGGAGTGAAGAGTTATTACCCAAACAATGAGAATTCCACGCTGTCTAGCAACTTCCACAGCCTTAATCACGTTTGGAACAATGTCTTTCCCTCCTTTTGTTCTTACAGGACTCTCATCATCTATAAAATCTTTCTGCAAATAAACCAGATACAGGATACAGATTAATCCTTAGTTTCTCCAAAAGAAACATCCTAAGGAAAGAGACAGATCATAATAATAACTACCTGCATGTCAATTACTAGAAGAGCTGTGTGATTCCAATTCTCAGTCATTCCTAAAGAGTCAGTCAACTTTACTAAGCTTGGATTTTGAATGCAGTTACAATGATTTTAGCCAATTGGGTCAATTATTATGCGCTTCAAATAGACAAGGAAACCACGTACGGTCCCATTAGGTAGTATGGGTGCGTCAAATAGGAATCTTTTGCAACAAACACATAACATTAATTGTTTAGTGGTTAAAATGTCAAGTGACATTGATGAACCTTAGTACATTGGTTCCTTACAATCATATGTCGAATATCTATAAAAATTCCGTTGTTCATCAAAtgccattttaaaaaaatatttgtatgaaATTATAcgttattttataatataaataaaataactgtGTGCGAAAAAATGCGGACAAAACGGATATGCTCCGCAGGCCGGACTTATTTTGCCACTTATATTCACAAAGGGTCGTattttacaaaagaaaaaaagcatAACAAATAATAATGTGATAGACAATAATAATGATGTTTTTTAGGTGGACCATGAAAGAGTGATAGTGGACAAAAGTTATTGATAATTCACAATTATCCTTTTCAAGACTTACACTATTACATTCTATTTTGACTTAAATTCGTTTCGTGAGAACCTGTATTCTTTTATAGCAGGAAAAAAACTCATGTTTCTACTGATTTTAGCCATGATTTATTCGACAAAGTTGCTCATGAAAACAGCATAATCATCAATGCTGAAGAAGTTCACTTGCTTTTTTAACGAAAAATACATCACATAGTGTGTTTCTATTTTGATGTCGAAACAACACATCTAAAACTATTCACAAGATATCAATGCCTTTGAATCTTGAAATTGAATACCACATAATGCAAAAAGTTCCATTATGCAGGGTCCATACTGATCAAGCTTTGGATTCACTCCATTCTTGTAATGTTGGTGTTGCAACTCCAATGTTTTTCATGTCAAACACATTGGCTGAAACCATTCAAAAAATACTCAGCGTTGCAATCTAAAGAAAGTTCCATAAAATTGCAAGACTTTCAAGAAATCGAGAATACATACCAAGATGAATTTCGGGTGTGGCTGCTGCTGTGGCGTCAAAAAGAACAGTCACATGTTGATAGTCCAACGCGACAGCATCAAAAACAGTTTGCCGAATACAGTTTGGAGTTTGAACACCTATAAAAAGTTGTCACGAAAGTTGCTGTCCAAAAATAATTTCTCAATTGTAAAATTGTAAGCTCGTGGTATGCATTTGGACTTATTACTCACCGGTGATCACCAGGCTATTGATTCCTTCTCGTTGAAGGACTGAATGAAGATGTGTAGAAAAGAATGCACTAAACCTTGTCTTCACAAGTTTAAAATCCTCTTCTCTAATGACGAGCCCGTCGACTAATTCTGAACCTTCACTTCCTCGAGCGGTCGGACCAACTTTTTCTGCTGTATATAGATGTCGGCGAAAGAGTTCAACATCTCTTCCCAAGGGATCATGTTCACGTACTACCTAAAAAATTTTGAGATGGTCATAATTCAGCAATTGAAGAACTGTTTTGTTGAATATCTGCAACTAATGAGGTCTAGTGGTCTACAAACATGTCCTGACATCGTTGCGATGTCAACTGATGCGACAAACGACAATTTGCGCCTTTACAATGAAATAGAGAAGATAGGTAGAAAAGAGAGAACAATCAAACTTTCTTTAGAAATCTCACTTGTTTAGATTTCTCGACTTCTTGATTTATTTTGTGAATGAACCATTAACATTAGATTTGGTTCTTCTAAATTGAGGAGAGTAAAGTGAAAAATTCAAAGCTAATATTTCAACTGATTCATGATAAGTTATGCATTGCATATAACATATATTCTTGGTTAATCAATGATTGATAGCACCTATAAATGATAGATACCAGACACAACACTAACACTAACGCTAATGTTCACGCATTATACTAAACTTGAGAAAATTGAAGTGATTGTATGAAGCCATAACCCAAATGACACACTTACACGTGTCAGACATCAAGACATGTCTTCAATCTGAAGTATCAGTGCTACATAGTACAATACTTATCATATAGCATAGCACATATAAAACACAAATATCAGACACAATACTAACGCTAACACCCAGACGGCCGCTAATACTAAACTTGAGAAAATTGAAGTGATTGTATGATGACACAGTCCATAAGACACGACACATTTCCAACACCAGACATATCTTCAATCTAAAGTATAAGTGCTACATAGTATAATACTTATTTTATATCACCTATAAAACACAAATATCACACACAATACTAACACTAACGCCCTCGCGTTAATACTAAACTTGAGAAAATTAAAGTGATTGTATTAAGCTTCAACCCACAAGACACCGACACGTGTTTGAAACCTGACATGTCTTCAATCTGAAGTATCTGTACTAcatagtatagcaaacaaaaaggAAAGGAGTGAAGAGTTATTACCCAAACAATGAGAATTCCATGTTTTCTTGCAACTTCAACAGCCTTAATCACATTTGGGACAATATCTTTCCCTCCTTTAACCAGCATAGGACTTCCATCTTCTATAAAATCTTTCTGCAAACAAAAACATATACAGAATCcttaatttctcaaaaaaaaaaaaatcctatgaAAAAAGATAGAACATAATAACTACCTGCATATCGATTACAAGAAGAGCTGTTTGGTTCCAATTCTCTGCCATTCCTTAAGGATCAGATTCACCAAGCTTCGATTTTGAACGCTGTTACAATATTTTTAGCCAATTGGGTTGTTTATTATGTAGGATTTCAGTGCAGAAGCGCTTGAAATAAACGTGAACCTCAAATTAATGGAAAAAATGTTGAAGTGAATGATAAAACAAAATATGACGTcattatctttttatttatttatttatgagaatttatatattttttaagaataaatagttgaaaaaatattaaataaccaaattttaaaaaaattaatttttcatagtATTTATCTGGATAATCAGGTTTGGAGGAACCCTACACACATATAAGTCACCCCTATGGCGCCTTAGTGTAACATTTTTAACCTATGCTCCACCCTAGATGGCACCATAGTGCAAATCCAATTACGGCTGCCGTATGGGATGGCGTCAAtgtctattttgatttttttgatttttttaatttttaatttattttcttttatataatattaaatatttaataattaattaaaaatatgaaacgtatattaatgataaaacaaaattacaaattaaaaaaagaatacaAATATTCTAATGACGATCATCACCATAACGACCATCGGTTCCGTACCTAGGCGCTACCCGAACACGTTGAACACTTTGACCCCTACCCTTTGAGGTTTATGTTGTGTTAGGGTAGATGGGCCTTGTATTAGCTCCTTCATTCGCTCGTTGTCCATGTATTCCGATAACCTGATGTCAAAGAGTCGGTTCTCCATGCCATCATAGTTTTGTCGCGATGGTGGGGTAATCATTTCTGGTTGGTAGCATTCCGCACTTGAATTGGCTTTGTAAAAAGACATTGTTGGTTGGGGTGCATTGTAGCCATATGTTTGTTGTTGGGTGCTACGGTAAAGTGACGATTGCGGGATTATTGGGTCGCTTGGGTCGTATTCCTCAAGTTGGCCCAAGTCGGGGCTAAGTTGGGATGTGGAGGGGCCGGCCTCTTGGTGTTGAGTGTATTGACTTTGTTGTTGGTATGAAGTTTGATAATCTGCTTGATAAGAGTATTGGTATTGGTGTTCGTATTGATGATGGTGTTGTTCTTGGTATTGAGTTTGGTGGTGGGGTTGTTGTTGGTGTTGGGTTGGTTGTTGGTTGTATGTTTGTTGGTGGGAGTCGTGCAAATAGCACGGGTCAGACACATACGGTTCAGGGGTGGTAACCAATCTATACCAACTCATATATTCTTCAATTGGTTTCAATCGAAATGGGACAACgggaaaccaaaaaaaaaaagtcatcgACGGTCCTTCCACGTCTAACAAAATTTTGGTGTGAATTCTTTCCAATTTTGAACATTCCATTGGGTGATTCATTCATTTGAGATGCCATTCGCCCAAAGATGTCGGGGGAGCCAAAATTTCTTGACGCATTTCAAACTGGAGTTTCACACGGTCACTTTGGTGCATCTTCACAATATTGTACTGTATAATAGTTGTTTTCGCAGACCAAACAACTTCATCGTCGAGGTTCAGCTCATGTTGGAGACCCATATATGGTCTCCAATAAAATTGCATAGGAAAAAATAGATGAATATATTATTCGGAAGACAGTTGATATTACAAATATGATTCTTAAAAAGTTTAGTGGTAATACTCCTCCGATCAAAGGTGATCCAAAAGTTATCGATACAATAAGATATTTCCCCTCGAGTTCTT contains:
- the LOC131601183 gene encoding probable inactive nicotinamidase At3g16190 codes for the protein MTENWNHTALLVIDMQKDFIDDESPVRTKGGKDIVPNVIKAVEVARQRGILIVWVVREHDPLGRDVELFRRHQYTAGKVGPSSIGSKGAELVDGLVVREGDYKLVKTRFSAFFSTHLHSVLQGAGINTLVVTGVQTPNCIRQTVFDAVALDYQHVTVLVDATAAATPDIHLANVFDMKNIGVATPTLQEWSESKA
- the LOC131601182 gene encoding probable inactive nicotinamidase At3g16190, whose translation is MAENWNQTALLVIDMQKDFIEDGSPMLVKGGKDIVPNVIKAVEVARKHGILIVWVVREHDPLGRDVELFRRHLYTAEKVGPTARGSEGSELVDGLVIREEDFKLVKTRFSAFFSTHLHSVLQREGINSLVITGVQTPNCIRQTVFDAVALDYQHVTVLFDATAAATPEIHLANVFDMKNIGVATPTLQEWSESKA